The Cryptococcus gattii WM276 chromosome F, complete sequence genome segment ACGCTCATCGTTCCTACTCTCCCATGACTGCCTCTGTTCACCcatccctcctcctcctcctccggCGCCTGAAGACGGTGTCGGCCGACTACTCCCACCCCACGCTGGACGTGCCGGCGCAGAGGACCGCCACGATCCAGAAGCCGCGCTTGGGCCTTCGCCAGGAGGAGCGGAAGGAGCGGAGGGAGCATCGGCAATGGAAAGATGAGGTGGTAAACTCCTCTTCCCACCCAAACCCGACGCCGACGCCGACACCGACACCGACACCGACGCCACATCCCCCGTCTCTCTTCCGAGCAACTTGGGTCCCCACACTCTTTCCCTCTCACTACTCTTTCCTGTATCTAACCTCGTTGGTTGTTGTTCTGGTCGACTTTCCAATCGGTTGGAAGATGCGTTGAATAAAACCTTTTCGTTGGTGTTGTTATCCTTGGATCTACCATCGTCTCCTCCGCCGCCGCTCCGCCGAGGCGGCCATGACCGATCGAAATCTTCGGCAAAGCGATCTGATTTGGAAATAGGTTGTTGTGGTGGCTGCGGTTGGTCGTCTGTGGATGGGAGTTGGGGTGGCGGTCGTGCGGGAGGGGATGTATGAGGCACGTCGGGGAAATCAATCATgtcgtcttcttcatcttcctcctaTTGAATTTCTCTACATTAGCACAATGATGTCAAAACGTAATAAAGAAGGGAAATGGAGTACTGACGTCCCAGCGGTGCGAATGGGGTTCAAGGCGGGTAAACGTATCGAGTTCCTGGATGATCGCTTGGTTATGCGCCGCTTGGACTTGGGCAGCAAGAGCAGCTGCTTGAGCTGCTGCTTTTTGTCCTAACAACAATcaaaaacaaaaagatGTTTAGCAATCATCTCGCACACGCGGCGCGCGCGCACGCGAGTTGGAGAGGATGGCGGGACGTACCGTCGGCAGCTTCCTTGGCCGTCGGGAACTCTGTCGTCATGCCCGATCTTGATCCTAGTCCACCCATTCTCCATACGTTCCGCGCAGCCGTACCAGGACCTGAGCTCGCTCCGGACAGAGGCGCAGCGGCGCTTGTTGTCGGTATGCTAGCGCTTATTCCTGGGCGTGTGGGTGCGGGCTGGTGGAGGAGGGTGTTTGCCGCGGAAGAAGACGGGGTGGGGACGGCGGGTTTGGCCCATGGAGATGAATGTGTCGATGACGGTGGCGGATTGGGTGATACAGATGGTTTTGATATGGGCATCGTGTGCAGTTTCGTGGAGAGCTGTCTTGATGTGGAGGGAATGGGTACAGGGGAAGCTTGGCGTCCTGCACACATTGGATTATGAGCAAAAAGCGGTTCATGAAACGTGGGCTGGCTTACCATTTTGCTGTTTCTGTGGGCCGGGCGTAGGTGCAGGGGTGGTAGTCTTTGATAGGAACTTTTGGTTTACATTAAGGGAAGTGAACacctttttctttggcggaggtgcaggaggaggattgCTGTCCTTGGCTGTGGGCGGCTTCTCCTGGGTCTCCTGGGTGTCGTCtggctgctgctgctgctgctgctcgTGGCGGACGTCGCTGTCCCTCTCTCCGTGGCGCCCGTTGTCCACCGCTGTCTCCTGGCTGAGTGGTGTGCCATTCTCCTCGTCTGGCATTATGCGGCTTGGCTGTATACTGCATGAGCATTCCATACATACATAGCACCCACATAGCACCCGCCCGGGGGCTAATCCCGAAACGCCGCGGGGTGGCACCCTCCGCCAGCCAGAGCGATAGTTATTGTCCCTCGATGATTCGTCCACTGCTCTACCTCTTACTCGCgctctccctcttcctcccccCCACAATGGCCAGCAGAACCCCCCTCCTCGCCCTCCGCGCGGCCCGTGCTGTGCGTGCGCCCGTCCGATCGCTCTCCGTGTCCGCGCGCCGGCTGCAGGAGCCGTCTGTTGCGCCCTTCAAGGAGCCGGTCGGCGTGAACCCCGCCAAGGCAGTGGCCGGGGCCCAGACCGCGCTGCACGAGTACGGGCAGTACATCCTCAACTCCCTCCCCCGCTACGTGCAGCAGTTCTCCGTCTACAAGGACGAGCTCACCCTCTACATCCCCCCCCAGGCGGTCATCCCCGTCTTCACCTTCCTCAGGGACCACACCCAGTGCCAGTACCGCCAGGTCGTCGACATCACCGCAGTCGACTTCCCCACAAAGCCCAGCAGGTTCGAGGTGTGTGCCGTGTTTTTGGTCCCGCCGGATGCTGACCCGCTCAGGTCGTCTACCACCTGCTCTCCCACGCCCACCAGTCCCGCATCCGCGTCAAGACCTACGCCGACGAGGTCACCGCCGTCCCCTCCGTCGTCGGCTTGTTCAATGGCGCCAACTGGTTCGAACGTGAGGTCTGGGATATGTACGGCATCTTCTTCGAGGGCCACCCCGATCTGTGCGTATCGTTTTTTCTCCAAAGACAACGCTTATCCCAGCCAGGCGACGTATCTTGACCGACTATGGATTCGAGGGCTTCCCTCTGCGGAAAGACTTTCCCCTTACCGTGCGTCGATTTCAGCCTATGGCTACTAAACTAATCTCTTTGCAACACAGGGCTACACAGAGGTCCGATACGATGACGAAAAGAAGCGAGTCGTCTATGAACCCCTTCAACTCACCCAGGCGTTTAGAAACTTTAACGATGCCGCTTCTCCTTGGGAGCAAGTCGGTGGTGGTGATCCCGCGGTCAAGCCTGAAGAGTACAAAATCCCCCCGCCCCCAGAGCccaagaaggaggagaaaaagTAGATTAGAGGACTGGGGTTTTCACATGCATCGGTTTTGGCTGCACGTTGTGGGGTGTAGGGAGATGTGAGGTCCTTTGTGCGACAGTCGAGGCGGAGTAATGTCGGCGGCGACACTGATCCTTTGGTGAATCTCATGTCGGCAAACAATAAATCTCAGTATCATCTCAAGACATTATCACGCCTGGAATCGCAACCACTCGAGATGTCACTAACGACACTAACCATGTACCTACTAACCCTCCTCCCACTCATTTTAGCCGCATCACCCCCTACCCCTTTGACCTTTGCTTCTTTtccatccccatcccccatccccatccccacTTTGATTGGGCTGGACGAACGCTGCAACCTGGGGTGCGGCGGTCCGGACGAATCCCCGACAACTGCGATCGTCACCACCATCCTCCCCACCTCTGTCCCCTGCTCCCTCCCCACCCTCCCCACCctcacctccacctccacGATCTACGCTACAGAGACGATCACATCCACCATCACGATCAAAGGCACAGTGTACATCATCGAGTACGAGTACGAGCCTACGCCGACGCCGACGTCTGTGGTGTATTCCGCCCCGGTGGAGAGTGCGCTGGCGTTGACGGTGAGTTGGATGAGTTTTTGGGTGGGGGATACGTCTCATGGAGATACGACGACGACGGCGacggcggcggcggcgaCGACGgatggaggagatggagatggatggaCACACGTGAAGAATACAAATGTCGCTGATGGATCTGGAATCTCTACCTCTATAAACGGTTGGGACTCGGGCACAAACGTCACGGCAGACAGCGGATATGGCTGGACAAATTGGAGTTCAGCGAGAAGAATGGTGGATCCTAGTCCCGGAAAGATAAAACTCGGCtgggtggtggtggtcACTGCCTCCTGGTGGATGGGGTTggttggaggaggagaaggggcGGGAGGGGGAGGGATGATGGGTTTTTTGTGAAAAAATGTATTTTGTTGGTACCGGTACCCTGTTACATCCCAATTTCATCTCTCCATCAGATGCACTTGTCCCGCGTGAAGATTATCTCAATTCAATAGACATTAAAGGGGTAAAGTGAATACTCTTTCTCAACTTCACCACGCAGTCCTCTCGCCCAAGATGTTGGAACACCATGACAGCCGCTACTGTTAGCAGACTCAAACCTAAAGGCCTCACATAGGTAAAGCATCCGGTTTTTTCCCTTTACAAACTTGGTCATATAAGCCCTAAAAGACAATTCATCTCCATAGGCCATGCTATTTCACACCCCAATATACCTCTCATCATTTGTTTCATCATTAACATTTTTCAAACCTTACATGAGGTGGGTATAATAAAGACAAAAATAAAACAAATAAGCCCTCATGGTGTAGTGGTAACACGAAGGTCTCATAATATGACGTTAGCTTGGTTAACGGTAATCCTCAGCTCTGAGTTCGATTCTCAGTGAGGGCATTTgcttttttgtttttgcTTTTTCCCCTATATCTTCCCATATTTGTATTTCTTTTTTGATGTTACGCAATGCCATAAAGATTGAGGTGCTGTTTATAGCATGCTTATATGATCAGTCATCCGACATTGAGGTTTGGGAAAGATTACTTGATAATAATCTATTATGGTATCAGTCCTGCTCGCGTCGCATTCGTTGCTAAAAGAGTCACAGATAAAAACTGTTGCATTCGTTATTTCCTAATTCTACTCGAGAGATTTTTACACAAGATCAAAATTATAGCTGAAAGCCACGCTATCGAaaatatatatatatatatgtacCCTGATTTTTTCTACCACCATCTGAGCCACTTTCCCCATCCTCGTTTTCGTGTATCCCCATCAGGAGTTGCTTCACCCGTTTCATTCTCTGACACTGGTGTTCCAgtctcctcatcctccaaCGCACGTCGCTTCACCACTCTCAACTCGATACTCCCTTCATCACCTTTACCTTCTTgctctttttcttcttcagacTCATCACGAGCCTTGCGCTTTTTATCGAAAGTAGACTtttcgtcttcttcttcagccgtttcttcttcctcctctgAATCGGTGTCCTCTTCCGGAGTgcttccctcctcttcatcttcctcatcaagTGGATGAACAGCGTTATTTCGTTTATGAATAGAGAGTGGCGTTTTGTGTAAAGCTGACTTGGCTGGCGACCGTTGAACCGACTCGGACTGCGATACGGTGATTGATCCAAGTGGCGGGGATTGGTCATCATCAATTTCTTCCAGAGGCAAGAATCTGGCTGATCGTCTAGGGGTCTGATGGGCTTCAGATTGGGTTCCGACCGGTTCGGCTTCTTTGCCAACTGTCTTTCCCCgctcttctctctcccctTCCTGTCCCCCATCAGCTTCTGTCTCGCCCTCCTGGACTACTTCCAGATCCTTTTCAGACCCTGGTGTTCCCTCTGAAACGTCTTCTCTTCTTATAGAGCTCAAGCGCGTTGACCTTCTTGGCGTCTGTAGTCGCCTGGATGAGGAGGGCCTTGGAGACCCCGTGGTGGAATGATCGTGATCGTCGCCCACGTCCACGTCCACGTCGGTAGTATACGATCCAGCAGGTTCCAATGAACGCtccttgct includes the following:
- a CDS encoding NADH-ubiquinone oxidoreductase mitochondrial precursor, putative (Similar to TIGR gene model, INSD accession AAW44102.1), with protein sequence MIRPLLYLLLALSLFLPPTMASRTPLLALRAARAVRAPVRSLSVSARRLQEPSVAPFKEPVGVNPAKAVAGAQTALHEYGQYILNSLPRYVQQFSVYKDELTLYIPPQAVIPVFTFLRDHTQCQYRQVVDITAVDFPTKPSRFEVVYHLLSHAHQSRIRVKTYADEVTAVPSVVGLFNGANWFEREVWDMYGIFFEGHPDLRRILTDYGFEGFPLRKDFPLTGYTEVRYDDEKKRVVYEPLQLTQAFRNFNDAASPWEQVGGGDPAVKPEEYKIPPPPEPKKEEKK
- a CDS encoding uncharacterized protein (Similar to SGTC gene model, INSD accession EAL20334.1); protein product: MYLLTLLPLILAASPPTPLTFASFPSPSPIPIPTLIGLDERCNLGCGGPDESPTTAIVTTILPTSVPCSLPTLPTLTSTSTIYATETITSTITIKGTVYIIEYEYEPTPTPTSVVYSAPVESALALTVSWMSFWVGDTSHGDTTTTATAAAATTDGGDGDGWTHVKNTNVADGSGISTSINGWDSGTNVTADSGYGWTNWSSARRMVDPSPGKIKLGWVVVVTASWWMGLVGGGEGAGGGGMMGFL